The segment TATGATATTGCCGACATCTTTAAGTTTGAAACCGTTGTTCCTGTAGCTTTTCGGATTGCCGCCAGAAAACCGTCATCTCCGGAGCGGGATGTTAGAATTGCCTGCCGCGATTCCTTCCGGCAATCCAGGCTCCTGCGTCGGATCATTCCGACGATCGAAGAAGTTTTACGCGCAGGGGGGTTGGAAAAACCAGAACCGCCTAAAGACGCGGTAGAAATTGCCATACCGAATAAGGAGGTCATCGGCGATGCTGGTCACCGTGGTTGAAAATGCGCCGCCACGTTTAAGGGGGCGGCTGGCTATTTGGCTTTTAGAAGTCCGGGCCGGAGTTTATATCGGCAAGGTATCCCGACGCGTACGGGAGATGATTTGGGAACAGATCGAAAAAGGGATTGAAGACGGCAACGCTGTCATGGCATGGAGCATCAACACGGAATCGGGATTTGATTTTATGACTCTGGGCGCCAACCGCCGTATCCCGATAGAAATGGATGGTATCAAATTGGTTTCGTTTTTGCCGGAAAACGATCATCAAAATGGATTGAATCAATGATTTTTGAGGCTTTATTTTTGGTGACAATTAGCTCTTTGAAAATTGAATGGAAAATCAAAGGGATACGAGAAGTATGTTCCCCACATGCGTG is part of the Deltaproteobacteria bacterium genome and harbors:
- the cas2 gene encoding type I-E CRISPR-associated endoribonuclease Cas2, encoding MLVTVVENAPPRLRGRLAIWLLEVRAGVYIGKVSRRVREMIWEQIEKGIEDGNAVMAWSINTESGFDFMTLGANRRIPIEMDGIKLVSFLPENDHQNGLNQ